The Candidatus Binatia bacterium DNA window CCGCGCACGATGAGGCGGTACTCGTCCCCCCGGCGCTCGATCAGGATCGCCTTGGTGGTGGTGCTGCCGCAGTCGGTCGCCAGGATCGACCGGAGGCTCTCGGCCGGAACGGGCAGCTGGGCGGCCGCGTGGATCTGATGTTCGGTCTGGGTCACTCGGGTTCCTTTCGTTTCCGGCGCTCCGCGCGCTCGTCGCGCTCGCGCTGCTTGCGTTCCTTCTCGATGCGGCGCTCGTCCTCGTCGCGGCGCTCGATCGCCACCAGGAGCGCCTCGACGCTCTCGCGGCGCTCCATCAGCGATGCGAAGCGCTCGTACTCGGGCACCGCGAACACCGCCCGGACCATCGGCTCGAAGAAGTACATCGCCTGGCTCCCCACGAACGAGAGCGGCTTCATGCTCTCGAGGAAGAGGATCGCGGGGACCGTCATGCGATACCGCACGGTGGTCTCGGCGAGGCGATCGAGGAGACGCCGGTCCTCGTCGGTCAGCGCCTCATCGGCGCCCGGAGCGCGCGACGCGTGCTTGAACGAACGCCACCACCCGATCGCGGTTTCCTCCCAGGGAGAGCCGCACGCCGCGGTAGGCGTCCAGCCAGCTCCGCTTCTCGAAGGGGCTCAGGAAGAGCCCCGCCTCGTCTTCTTCGAAGCGCTTCATCTCGCTCCAGGGACGCGCCCGCACGACGCCGAGCGAGCGCACCTCGACCGCGTCCGGCGTCAGCCGATAGCGCGTGGGGAGGAGGTACGACGACAGGGAGACGAGCACGAAGAGCGGCGCGGCGATTCCGAGCAGCCGGTCCCCCGTGCCGCGGGCGATCAGGATCCCGAGCACGAGCGCGCCGGCCACGATCACCGCGGCCGTCAGCGGCTTCTGCCGCGCGGGCCAGACGCTCCAGCTGAGCTCGCCGTCCGGCCCCGCGTCCGGGAGCTCCGAGACCGCTTCGGTCTCCTCGGCTCCGGCGTTCCCCAGGCGCGCGGCCGCGGCCGGGCGCTCACGCGCCACCCGCGGCCTCCGCGTCCTGCCAGGAGAGGATGAGCTGCCGGGCGGCCCGCGCCTCGTCCAGGCGGCGCACCGGCGTGCGCGTCGGCGCGTCCTTCAGCTTCTGCGGCGTCTCGATCGACTCGCGGTCGATCGCCAGCATCGCCTCGGCGAACGCGTCGAGCGAGCCCTTGGTCTCGGTCTCGGTCGGCTCGACCATCAGCGCCTCGTCCACGATCAGCGGGAAGTAGGTCGTGGGCGCGTGCACGCCGAAATCGAGGAGCCGCTTCGCCACGTCGAGCGCGCGCGCCCCCCGGGCCTTCTGGCGACTGGCGGAGAGCACGAACTCGTGCATGCAGTAGCCGGCGTGCGACGGCTCGTAGGCCTCGATCAGCCGGGCCTTGAGATAGTTCGCGTTCAGGATCGCCTCGCGGCTCACCTCCGCGATCCCCGAAGCGCCGAGCGAGCGCATGTACGTGAGCGCCCGGACCAGGATTCCAAAGTTTCCGTAGAACGAGTGGACCCGCCCGATCGATCGGGGACGATCCTCGTCCCAGTGCCAGCAGTCGTTGTGACGGACCAGCACCGGCGCGGGGAGATACGGTTCCAGCTCGGCCCGCACGCAGAGAACGCCGCCGCCGGGGCCGCCGCCGCCGTGCGGTGTGCTGAAGGTCTTGTGGAGGTTGATGTGCGCGAAGTCGAAGCCCATCCGGCCGGGACTCGCGAGCCCGACCATGGCGTTCAGGTTCGCGCCGTCCAGGTAGAGGAGCCCGCCCGCGTCGTGGACGATGCGCGCGATCTCCCCCACGTTGTGCTCGAAGATCCCGAGCGTGTTCGGATTGGTGAGCATCAGCGCGGCGGTCCGCGGCGACACCGCGGCCCGGAGCGCCTCGAGGTCCACGCAGCCGTCCGGCCCCGAGGGCACGGTGACGACCTTGTAGCCGACCTG harbors:
- the gcvPB gene encoding aminomethyl-transferring glycine dehydrogenase subunit GcvPB, which produces MSELTLHEGSVAGHRGPRLAPLDIPEQGAARLLPGIRLRPGAPDLPQISEPSVVRHFVNLSVMNHHIDRAIYPLGSCTMKYNPKLNDEMARIPGFAAIHPLQPEETAQGALAVIGELHEWIRAIMEMPGVTTQPAAGAQCELTAILMTRAYHAERGDAREEVIVPDSAHGTNPSSVAQVGYKVVTVPSGPDGCVDLEALRAAVSPRTAALMLTNPNTLGIFEHNVGEIARIVHDAGGLLYLDGANLNAMVGLASPGRMGFDFAHINLHKTFSTPHGGGGPGGGVLCVRAELEPYLPAPVLVRHNDCWHWDEDRPRSIGRVHSFYGNFGILVRALTYMRSLGASGIAEVSREAILNANYLKARLIEAYEPSHAGYCMHEFVLSASRQKARGARALDVAKRLLDFGVHAPTTYFPLIVDEALMVEPTETETKGSLDAFAEAMLAIDRESIETPQKLKDAPTRTPVRRLDEARAARQLILSWQDAEAAGGA